From a single Photobacterium gaetbulicola Gung47 genomic region:
- a CDS encoding putative aminopeptidase P (COG0006) → MQAVISQRVAQIRQWLEAHQLDALLIPHEDEYLGEYIPAHNERLHWATGFTGSAGMAVIARDKAAMFVDGRYVVQVRKQVPGDVYEYRHLIDEPPVQWALDNLAANSKIAIDPRLHSAAWLTRTQEQVAGELELVSIGDNPIEQLWSDRPAATLSQAKLMGLDFVGQCSSDKREQIAAELTKQKADAVLLPQLDSIAWLLNIRGSDVPSLPVLLSTALLHADQSVDFYIDPSRLPEGFADHVGTGVRVHAPDALEAGLKQLSGKTVLVDPATSNAWASQTLRDAKATLLEAADPCLLPKAAKNPTEIAGMKACHIRDGVAVSKFLAWVDSQVAQGNLLDEGTLSDKLWQFRSEDSSCTDVSFDTISAAAGNAAMCHYNHNNQPEPSVLEMDNVYLVDSGGQYPDGTTDITRTIAIGKPGDEVKKTFTLVLKGHIGLASARFPKGTTGSQLDALARQHLWAHGFDYDHGTGHGVGHFLSVHEGPQRIAKVHNPTALLPGMVLSNEPGYYRADAFGIRIENLELVVEVETAGDMTVMGFESLTRAPIDRRLVDLSLMTDAELNWLNNYHQTVFDVLSPSLQGDDLAWLEQATAPLAR, encoded by the coding sequence ATGCAAGCAGTTATCTCGCAGCGCGTCGCGCAGATCCGCCAATGGCTGGAAGCCCACCAGCTCGACGCCCTTTTGATCCCGCACGAAGATGAATATCTGGGCGAATATATCCCGGCCCACAACGAGCGCCTGCACTGGGCGACCGGCTTTACCGGCTCTGCTGGTATGGCTGTGATTGCCCGCGACAAGGCGGCGATGTTCGTCGACGGCCGCTATGTCGTTCAGGTCCGCAAGCAGGTACCGGGCGACGTTTACGAATACCGCCATCTGATTGACGAGCCGCCGGTCCAGTGGGCATTGGACAACCTCGCGGCCAACAGCAAAATCGCTATCGACCCGCGCCTCCACAGTGCCGCGTGGCTAACTCGTACCCAAGAGCAAGTAGCCGGTGAATTGGAACTCGTCAGTATTGGCGACAACCCAATCGAGCAACTGTGGTCAGATCGCCCAGCGGCGACGCTGTCGCAGGCCAAACTGATGGGACTGGACTTCGTCGGCCAATGCAGCAGCGACAAGCGCGAGCAAATTGCCGCCGAGCTCACCAAGCAGAAAGCCGATGCAGTACTGCTGCCCCAACTTGACAGTATTGCCTGGCTACTCAACATCCGCGGCAGCGATGTGCCGAGCCTGCCAGTGCTGCTCTCCACCGCACTGCTTCATGCCGATCAAAGCGTGGATTTCTACATTGACCCAAGCCGCCTGCCAGAAGGCTTTGCCGACCATGTTGGCACTGGTGTCCGCGTCCACGCGCCAGATGCGCTGGAAGCAGGCCTCAAGCAACTTTCGGGCAAAACCGTATTGGTTGACCCAGCCACCAGCAATGCCTGGGCCAGCCAAACCCTGCGCGATGCCAAGGCCACGTTGCTAGAGGCTGCCGACCCTTGCCTGCTACCGAAAGCCGCCAAGAACCCGACAGAAATTGCCGGCATGAAGGCCTGCCATATCCGCGACGGCGTGGCCGTGAGCAAATTCCTGGCTTGGGTCGATAGCCAAGTTGCCCAGGGCAACTTGCTCGACGAAGGAACCCTGTCGGACAAGCTGTGGCAGTTCCGCAGCGAAGACAGTAGCTGCACCGATGTCAGCTTCGATACCATTTCGGCCGCTGCCGGCAATGCGGCGATGTGCCACTACAACCACAATAACCAGCCAGAGCCTAGCGTGCTGGAAATGGACAACGTCTACCTGGTGGATTCAGGCGGCCAGTACCCGGACGGTACTACCGACATCACCCGAACCATCGCCATCGGCAAGCCGGGCGATGAAGTGAAAAAGACCTTCACCTTGGTGCTTAAAGGCCATATTGGCCTGGCCTCTGCCCGTTTCCCGAAAGGCACCACCGGCTCACAGCTTGATGCCCTTGCCCGCCAGCATCTTTGGGCCCACGGCTTCGATTACGATCACGGTACCGGCCATGGCGTCGGCCACTTCCTGAGTGTTCACGAAGGTCCGCAGCGCATTGCCAAAGTGCACAACCCTACCGCCCTGCTGCCGGGTATGGTGTTGTCGAACGAACCGGGTTACTACCGTGCAGATGCCTTCGGGATCCGTATCGAAAACCTAGAGCTGGTTGTCGAAGTCGAAACCGCCGGCGACATGACAGTAATGGGCTTCGAGTCACTGACCCGCGCGCCTATCGACCGTCGCCTGGTTGACTTGTCTCTGATGACAGACGCCGAGCTAAACTGGCTTAACAACTACCATCAAACCGTGTTCGACGTACTGAGCCCTTCGCTGCAAGGTGATGATCTAGCTTGGCTTGAGCAGGCAACCGCCCCGCTAGCACGGTGA
- a CDS encoding putative multidrug resistance protein (COG0477), with protein sequence MQPKHSADKRLVALMVTLVLFSPLAIDIYLPALPAMADTFAVDLTRVQDTVTWFMFSLGLGQLLAGPLADRFGRRPIALGGIAIYGASAALAYVAHTLDMLLVARLLQGFGACATSVAAFAAVRDSFGPEKSGRMISYLNGAICFIPALAPLLGTWLTHQFGWRANFSFMAGFALVAGLFILLLFRETRPADTDVSGSAISLSRYWSVLREPTFLYHASLCMLAMAVILAYVTSAPAWLMVELGQSMNQFTLWFGINAALNILACMVAPKYIDRFGSRKTLSTGLVILVLAGMLMLLVGHIAEAWAFMVPIFMSSFGFAFVLGSAAGKALAPFGDRAGTAAALLGLFQMSGAGAMVSLTQRLGLSSPDLMVLQMWLLIPGLFLLWTKMGRRWHAPVTA encoded by the coding sequence ATGCAACCGAAACACTCTGCGGACAAACGGCTGGTGGCCTTGATGGTGACCCTGGTGCTGTTCAGCCCGCTTGCCATTGATATCTATCTGCCGGCGCTGCCGGCGATGGCGGACACTTTTGCGGTCGATTTGACCCGGGTCCAAGATACCGTGACCTGGTTTATGTTCAGCCTTGGCCTTGGCCAGTTGCTGGCAGGCCCTTTGGCTGACCGCTTCGGCCGTCGTCCCATTGCCCTTGGCGGTATTGCGATTTACGGCGCGAGTGCGGCGCTGGCCTACGTCGCCCACACTCTGGATATGTTGTTGGTTGCCCGTCTGCTGCAGGGCTTCGGTGCCTGCGCAACCTCGGTGGCAGCTTTTGCCGCGGTACGTGATAGCTTCGGCCCGGAAAAAAGCGGCCGGATGATCAGCTACCTCAACGGGGCAATCTGCTTTATCCCGGCACTGGCTCCGCTGCTCGGGACATGGTTGACCCACCAGTTTGGCTGGCGCGCCAACTTCAGCTTCATGGCCGGATTCGCTCTGGTAGCAGGCTTGTTTATCTTGCTGTTGTTCCGCGAAACCCGTCCGGCAGATACCGATGTGTCAGGTTCGGCGATCAGCCTGTCGCGCTACTGGTCTGTCCTTAGGGAGCCGACTTTCTTGTACCATGCCAGCCTGTGCATGCTGGCGATGGCAGTGATCCTGGCTTACGTGACTTCCGCCCCGGCGTGGCTGATGGTCGAGCTTGGCCAGAGTATGAACCAGTTCACCCTGTGGTTTGGTATCAATGCCGCATTGAATATCTTGGCATGTATGGTGGCGCCGAAATATATCGACCGTTTCGGTTCGCGCAAGACACTCAGTACCGGACTGGTGATCTTGGTGCTGGCTGGCATGCTGATGCTGCTGGTGGGCCATATTGCCGAAGCTTGGGCCTTTATGGTGCCGATTTTCATGTCGTCGTTCGGCTTTGCCTTTGTGCTTGGCTCGGCGGCGGGCAAAGCGCTGGCTCCGTTTGGTGACCGTGCTGGTACCGCAGCGGCGCTGCTGGGCCTGTTCCAGATGAGTGGTGCCGGTGCCATGGTTAGCCTTACCCAGCGTTTGGGTTTGAGCTCACCGGATTTGATGGTATTGCAGATGTGGCTGCTGATCCCTGGCTTGTTCCTGTTGTGGACAAAGATGGGCCGCCGCTGGCACGCCCCGGTGACAGCCTAA
- a CDS encoding hypothetical protein (COG0697): MNERYALGYGLAAVLLWSTVATAFKITLEFFTPIQMLVAASVISAMALTGIALYQGKLHLLGRTFMARPLYYLLLGLINPFAYYLVLFKAYELLPASQAQPLNYSWAITLTLMAAVFLGQKIRKQDWAACALGYLGVVVIATKGDVMALHFDNPTGVALALLSTLLWAMYWILNTKNQADAVLGVLLGFLVSLPFSIGLSLYTGGWTAIPWQGWAAVSYVGLFEMGVTFVLWINALKLTRNTARISNLIFISPFISLMLLATIIGEEIHSSTLVGLVLIVCGLLIQQWKSKKQRAQSAA, encoded by the coding sequence ATGAACGAACGTTATGCGCTCGGGTATGGCCTGGCGGCCGTCCTGCTATGGTCCACCGTTGCCACCGCTTTTAAGATCACCCTCGAATTCTTCACCCCAATCCAAATGCTGGTTGCGGCCAGCGTGATATCCGCTATGGCCCTCACCGGGATAGCGCTCTACCAAGGCAAGCTGCACCTGCTGGGTCGTACTTTCATGGCAAGACCGCTTTACTATTTGCTGCTGGGCCTGATCAACCCCTTTGCCTATTACCTAGTGCTCTTCAAAGCCTACGAGCTGCTGCCCGCCTCCCAGGCCCAGCCGCTCAACTACAGCTGGGCAATCACCCTGACACTGATGGCGGCAGTCTTCCTCGGCCAGAAAATCCGCAAACAAGACTGGGCGGCGTGTGCGCTGGGCTACCTGGGTGTGGTGGTGATTGCAACCAAAGGCGATGTGATGGCCTTGCACTTCGACAACCCGACCGGTGTCGCGTTAGCACTGCTGTCGACCCTGCTGTGGGCGATGTACTGGATCCTCAATACCAAGAACCAGGCCGATGCGGTCTTGGGCGTTCTGCTTGGCTTTTTGGTATCGCTGCCATTCTCTATCGGTTTGAGCCTTTACACCGGTGGCTGGACGGCAATCCCTTGGCAAGGCTGGGCGGCGGTGAGCTATGTCGGGTTGTTCGAAATGGGGGTAACGTTCGTGCTGTGGATCAATGCACTCAAGCTCACCCGCAATACCGCACGGATCAGCAACCTGATCTTCATCTCGCCGTTTATCTCACTGATGCTGCTGGCAACGATTATCGGCGAAGAAATCCACTCATCGACACTGGTCGGCCTGGTGTTGATTGTCTGCGGCCTGCTGATCCAGCAGTGGAAGAGCAAGAAGCAACGAGCGCAATCGGCCGCATAA
- a CDS encoding hypothetical protein (COG3165): MPVDAFVTGVIETSLNALLKDDEASQRRLARLKGKVIGVTINEFGKQLYFIFSQQIDVLGAYEGEIDCELALNLSVLPELRQQANLTQLIKADKLSLDGDIQLAQQFSALLSGLKPDFEEKLSQYTGDIVAHTLVSGAKQGARFIQQGVAKRQRDLAEVITEEWRLAPQALEIAYFADQVDDLKMDVARCEARLNRLMEQAPR, translated from the coding sequence ATGCCTGTTGATGCGTTTGTAACCGGGGTGATCGAGACCTCGCTCAATGCCCTGCTGAAGGATGATGAAGCCAGCCAGCGTCGTCTCGCCCGCTTGAAGGGCAAGGTGATTGGCGTGACCATCAATGAATTTGGCAAGCAGCTGTATTTTATCTTCAGCCAGCAGATCGATGTCTTGGGTGCCTATGAGGGCGAGATTGACTGTGAACTGGCCCTCAACCTGTCCGTTTTGCCTGAGCTTCGCCAGCAAGCCAACCTGACTCAGCTGATCAAGGCTGACAAGCTATCGCTTGACGGCGATATCCAGCTGGCACAGCAGTTCTCGGCCTTGCTGAGCGGGCTAAAACCGGATTTCGAAGAAAAACTCTCGCAATATACCGGTGATATTGTTGCCCATACTCTAGTGAGTGGCGCCAAGCAGGGCGCACGTTTTATCCAGCAAGGGGTAGCTAAACGCCAGCGAGACCTGGCCGAGGTGATCACCGAAGAGTGGCGCCTGGCACCGCAGGCGCTGGAAATCGCCTACTTTGCCGATCAGGTCGATGATCTGAAGATGGATGTGGCACGTTGCGAAGCTCGCCTGAATCGTCTAATGGAGCAAGCGCCTCGATGA
- a CDS encoding hypothetical protein (COG1322) has protein sequence MMNEWLSGYGLAMVTGVSGAVLAGAIVAWLVNNRWQQQMQLMRQQAEAELRLAQSKEQHYQGQLSERNQELDDMDIERDRLTAELRQMHGRLAAALEKMRHFEALRNEKQYLTEQLENSRMANAGLEADLREQEARHFEEQRAADDKIALLENAEERLRVQFESLANKMFEHKTRTVDQQNRISMEGLLGPLREQLEGFRKQVNDNFSQEARERHTLVHEINNLKQLNEQMAREAVNLTQALKGDNKAQGNWGEVVLARVLSESGLREGHEYQTQISLENEEGKRYQPDVVVHLPQSKDVVIDAKMSLIAYERFFNADTVAEQELALGEHVASVRSHIRGLSRKDYHQLHGVESLDYVLMFIPVEPAFQAAIEADPSLIRDAMDQNIMLVSPTTLLVALRTINNLWRNERQNQNAKQIAERASKLYDKLRLFVTDMEAMGASLEKANQSYQGAMNKLVTGRGNVIRQAEGFRLLGVEVKRDISPVLTERAMLGAADDEPLAAIGEDSPTA, from the coding sequence ATGATGAATGAGTGGCTGTCGGGATACGGCTTGGCGATGGTGACCGGAGTGTCCGGCGCGGTATTGGCGGGGGCTATTGTGGCATGGTTGGTGAACAATCGCTGGCAACAGCAAATGCAACTGATGCGGCAGCAGGCAGAAGCCGAGCTGAGGCTGGCGCAGAGCAAGGAGCAGCACTACCAGGGCCAGCTCAGTGAACGCAATCAGGAGCTTGATGACATGGATATCGAGCGGGATCGGCTTACTGCCGAGTTGCGCCAGATGCATGGCCGGTTGGCTGCCGCACTGGAAAAGATGCGCCATTTCGAAGCGCTAAGGAACGAAAAGCAGTACCTGACCGAGCAGCTGGAAAACAGCCGGATGGCTAACGCCGGCCTCGAAGCCGATTTGCGTGAGCAGGAAGCCCGCCACTTCGAGGAGCAGAGAGCGGCGGATGACAAGATAGCCCTATTGGAAAATGCCGAAGAACGGCTGCGGGTTCAGTTCGAAAGCCTGGCCAACAAGATGTTCGAGCACAAGACCCGCACCGTCGATCAGCAGAACCGTATCAGTATGGAAGGCTTGCTCGGGCCGCTGCGCGAGCAGCTCGAAGGTTTCCGCAAGCAGGTCAATGACAACTTCAGCCAGGAAGCCCGCGAACGCCATACCCTGGTCCATGAAATCAACAACCTCAAGCAGCTCAATGAGCAGATGGCCCGAGAGGCGGTCAACCTGACTCAGGCGCTCAAGGGCGACAACAAGGCGCAGGGCAATTGGGGCGAAGTCGTGCTGGCGCGGGTACTGAGCGAGTCCGGCCTGCGGGAGGGGCACGAGTACCAAACCCAGATCAGCCTCGAGAACGAAGAGGGCAAGCGTTACCAGCCTGATGTGGTGGTGCACCTGCCGCAGAGCAAGGATGTGGTGATCGATGCCAAGATGTCGCTGATCGCCTACGAGCGCTTTTTCAACGCTGATACCGTTGCCGAGCAAGAGCTTGCCCTTGGCGAGCATGTCGCCTCGGTGCGTAGCCATATCCGCGGCTTGAGCCGCAAGGACTACCATCAGCTGCACGGCGTCGAAAGTCTCGACTATGTATTGATGTTTATCCCGGTCGAGCCGGCGTTCCAGGCGGCTATCGAAGCCGATCCGAGCCTGATACGCGATGCGATGGATCAGAACATCATGCTGGTCAGCCCGACCACCTTACTGGTGGCATTGCGTACCATCAATAACCTATGGCGCAATGAGCGCCAGAACCAGAATGCCAAGCAGATCGCCGAACGGGCCAGCAAGCTGTATGACAAGCTGCGCTTGTTTGTGACTGATATGGAAGCGATGGGCGCATCGCTGGAAAAGGCCAACCAGAGTTATCAGGGGGCGATGAACAAACTGGTGACGGGGCGTGGCAACGTGATCCGTCAGGCCGAAGGGTTCCGCCTCTTGGGGGTCGAGGTCAAGCGCGATATCAGCCCGGTACTGACCGAGCGGGCCATGCTGGGGGCGGCAGATGACGAGCCGCTGGCGGCGATTGGCGAGGATAGCCCGACAGCATAA
- a CDS encoding LysR family transcriptional regulator (COG0583) → MSFEKLARLDLNLLVCLHVLLEEGSVTLAAKRLCLSQSAVSKSLNRLREQFDDPLFVRTAHGMKPTPRAMALTPMLEQLLRDIEHLTAPASFEPHTSDRHFRMALVESAYPLFLPQFLGDIFAEGPNIILDTQAWESNTFDKLTNGEVDFGITGKDLNPKDAMLTLMPPKGIVFTELCRDTQCCLVRKGHPILSQPWDEDCYLRQRHIQVRCGNDDRWLLDYKLAERGLQRDIAMYVPDFNSAASLCTHTDLVFTAPSHFADYISAQLDLAVLPLPSALPPMAYTLFWHQHQEKDPGHSWLRQIITSRCRDLSVS, encoded by the coding sequence GTGTCATTTGAAAAACTCGCCAGGTTGGATCTCAACCTCTTGGTCTGTCTCCATGTCTTACTAGAAGAAGGCAGCGTCACCCTGGCCGCCAAGCGGCTATGTCTGAGCCAATCTGCCGTCAGCAAAAGCCTCAACCGGCTACGCGAGCAATTCGACGATCCCTTGTTTGTCCGTACCGCCCATGGCATGAAACCCACCCCGCGCGCCATGGCCTTGACGCCCATGCTCGAACAACTGCTTAGGGATATCGAGCACCTAACCGCCCCGGCCAGTTTCGAGCCCCACACCAGTGACCGCCACTTCCGCATGGCGCTGGTCGAAAGTGCCTACCCCTTGTTCTTGCCGCAGTTCCTCGGGGATATTTTTGCCGAAGGCCCGAATATCATCCTCGATACCCAGGCCTGGGAGTCGAACACCTTCGACAAGCTGACCAACGGCGAAGTGGACTTCGGGATCACCGGCAAGGATCTCAACCCCAAAGATGCGATGCTGACCCTGATGCCGCCGAAAGGAATTGTGTTTACCGAGCTATGCCGCGATACCCAGTGCTGCCTTGTACGTAAGGGCCACCCTATCCTGTCGCAACCATGGGATGAGGACTGCTACCTCCGGCAGCGACATATCCAGGTACGCTGCGGCAATGATGATCGCTGGCTGCTCGACTACAAATTGGCCGAACGCGGGCTGCAGCGGGATATCGCCATGTATGTTCCGGACTTCAACAGTGCCGCCAGCCTGTGTACCCACACCGATCTGGTGTTCACCGCCCCGAGCCACTTTGCCGACTACATCAGCGCCCAGCTGGACTTGGCGGTATTACCGCTACCGTCAGCACTTCCTCCTATGGCCTACACCTTGTTCTGGCATCAACATCAAGAAAAAGACCCTGGCCATAGCTGGTTACGGCAAATTATCACCTCGCGCTGCCGTGATTTGTCTGTTAGCTAA
- a CDS encoding ubiquinone/menaquinone biosynthesis methyltransferase (COG2226), whose amino-acid sequence MTDTTLETTHFGYRTVAKEDKAEMVAEVFHSVAAKYDIMNDLMSMGIHRVWKRFTIDCSGVRRGHKVLDLGGGTGDLTAKFSRIVGDDGQVILADINNSMLKVGRSKLRDNGIVGNVGYVQANAEELPFPDDYFDCITISFCLRNVTDKDKALRSMYRVLKPGGRLLVLEFSKPIVEPLSKVYDAYSFHLLPKMGEVIANDAESYRYLAESIRMHPDQDTLEGMMQNAGFEQTNYYNLTGGIVALHRGYKF is encoded by the coding sequence ATGACGGACACCACACTAGAGACGACCCATTTTGGCTACCGGACTGTAGCCAAGGAAGACAAGGCGGAAATGGTTGCTGAGGTATTCCACTCGGTAGCGGCTAAGTACGACATTATGAATGACTTGATGTCGATGGGGATCCACCGGGTGTGGAAGCGCTTTACCATTGATTGCAGTGGTGTTCGCCGTGGTCACAAGGTACTCGACTTGGGGGGCGGTACCGGAGATCTGACCGCCAAGTTCTCCCGCATAGTCGGTGATGACGGTCAGGTGATCCTGGCCGATATCAACAACTCGATGCTCAAGGTTGGCCGCAGCAAGCTGCGTGACAACGGCATTGTCGGCAACGTTGGCTATGTACAGGCCAATGCCGAAGAGCTACCTTTCCCGGATGACTATTTTGACTGTATTACGATCAGCTTCTGCCTGCGTAACGTGACCGACAAGGACAAGGCACTGCGCTCGATGTACCGCGTGCTCAAGCCGGGTGGCCGCTTGTTGGTATTGGAATTTTCCAAGCCGATTGTCGAGCCGCTGTCGAAAGTCTATGACGCTTATTCCTTCCACCTGTTGCCGAAAATGGGCGAAGTGATTGCCAACGATGCCGAAAGCTACCGCTACCTGGCCGAGTCTATCCGCATGCACCCGGACCAAGATACCCTGGAAGGGATGATGCAGAATGCGGGCTTTGAGCAGACCAACTACTACAACCTGACGGGTGGCATTGTTGCCTTGCACCGTGGCTACAAGTTCTGA
- a CDS encoding putative ubiquinone biosynthesis protein UbiB (COG0661), with protein sequence MMVLSEVKRLYQITAVQLRYGLDELLPEDPRLKLPKAMRKSLFWLRNEHPEKPLGERLRLALQELGPVWIKFGQMMSTRRDLFPPHIADQLALLQDQVAPFDGRLAKEQMEKALGGPLDIWFDDFDEVPLASASIAQVHTATLKETGKEVVLKVIRPDILPVIKADITLMYRMAGLLAKVLPDARRLRPVEVVREYEKTLLDELNLMREAANGIQLRRNFEDSHMLYVPEVYTDLSRENLLVMERIYGIQVSDIEALVANGTDMKLLSENAVTIFFTQVFRDSFFHADMHPGNIFVARENPDNPQWIALDCGIVGSLNREDKRYLAENLLAFFNRDYRKVAELHVDSGWVPEDTNIDEFEFAIRTVCEPIFEKPLAEISFGHVLLNLFNTARRFNMEVQPQLVLLQKTLLYVEGLGRQLYPQLDLWDTAKPFLEDWMSRQVGPQAVIDGVKTRAPFWAEKLPELPELLYDSLRQGNALNQRIDKLYDNFMESRRYQGQARFYFGIGATLVVCSAILFSNHIENYSAISAAMGVTFWLLGWRACRK encoded by the coding sequence ATGATGGTGTTGTCAGAAGTTAAGCGCCTATACCAAATTACTGCTGTCCAGCTGCGCTACGGGCTGGACGAGCTGCTGCCCGAAGATCCGCGACTCAAGCTCCCTAAGGCAATGCGCAAATCCCTGTTCTGGCTGCGCAACGAGCATCCGGAAAAGCCATTGGGCGAGCGTCTGCGTCTGGCGTTGCAGGAGCTGGGTCCAGTGTGGATCAAGTTCGGCCAGATGATGTCGACTCGACGCGACTTGTTCCCGCCGCATATTGCTGACCAGTTAGCTTTGCTACAGGATCAGGTGGCGCCATTCGATGGCCGCTTGGCCAAGGAGCAGATGGAGAAAGCGCTGGGCGGCCCGCTCGACATCTGGTTCGATGATTTTGACGAGGTACCGCTGGCATCAGCGTCGATTGCCCAGGTCCATACCGCCACCTTGAAGGAAACCGGCAAGGAAGTGGTGCTCAAGGTGATCCGCCCGGATATCCTGCCGGTGATCAAGGCCGATATCACCCTGATGTACCGCATGGCCGGCTTGCTGGCCAAGGTGCTGCCGGATGCGCGCCGTCTGCGTCCGGTCGAGGTGGTACGCGAGTACGAGAAAACCTTGCTCGACGAGCTGAACCTGATGCGCGAAGCCGCCAACGGCATCCAGCTAAGGCGTAATTTCGAAGATAGCCATATGCTGTATGTACCTGAAGTGTATACCGATCTGAGCCGGGAAAACCTCCTGGTGATGGAGCGTATCTATGGCATCCAGGTCTCGGATATCGAGGCGCTGGTGGCCAACGGTACCGACATGAAACTGCTGTCGGAAAACGCGGTGACGATTTTCTTCACCCAGGTGTTCCGCGACAGCTTCTTCCATGCCGACATGCACCCGGGTAATATTTTCGTTGCGCGGGAAAATCCGGACAACCCGCAGTGGATCGCGCTCGACTGTGGTATCGTCGGCAGCTTGAACCGCGAAGACAAGCGATACCTGGCCGAAAACCTGTTGGCGTTTTTCAACCGTGACTACCGTAAGGTGGCCGAGTTGCACGTCGATTCCGGCTGGGTACCGGAAGATACCAATATCGATGAATTCGAGTTCGCGATCCGCACGGTGTGCGAGCCGATTTTCGAAAAGCCGCTGGCCGAGATCTCGTTTGGCCATGTGTTGCTGAACCTGTTCAATACCGCACGCCGTTTCAATATGGAAGTGCAGCCACAGTTGGTATTGCTGCAGAAAACCTTATTATATGTCGAGGGATTGGGGCGCCAGCTGTATCCGCAGCTTGATTTGTGGGATACCGCCAAGCCATTCCTGGAAGACTGGATGTCTCGTCAGGTCGGCCCGCAGGCTGTGATTGACGGGGTGAAAACCCGGGCGCCATTCTGGGCCGAGAAGTTGCCGGAGTTGCCGGAATTACTTTACGATAGTTTGCGCCAAGGCAATGCGCTGAACCAACGTATCGATAAACTCTACGACAATTTCATGGAGAGTCGACGTTACCAGGGCCAGGCAAGGTTCTACTTTGGCATTGGTGCAACCCTGGTTGTATGTTCTGCCATACTTTTTAGTAATCATATTGAAAACTATTCGGCTATCAGTGCTGCAATGGGGGTCACGTTTTGGTTACTTGGGTGGCGTGCTTGCCGCAAATAG
- a CDS encoding thiamine biosynthesis protein ThiH (COG1060): MSFVDEWKQLEWDDIRMSIYGKTAVDVERALRKPKRDLEDFKALISPAAEPYLEQMAQQSAALTRKRFGHTVSFYIPLYLSNLCANACTYCGFSMENRIKRRTLDMAEIERECEAIKAKQFDSILLVTGEHERKVGMEYFRAALPAIKSHFSYLAMEVQPLEQDEYAELKTLGLDAVMVYQETYCAPTYAQHHLRGNKMDFEYRLETPDRLAKAGIDKIGIGALIGLEEWRTDSFFVAAHLDYLERTYWQTRYSISFPRLRPCEGGLQPKSVMNDRQLVQLICAYRLLNPEVELSLSTRESAQFRDNVLPLGITTMSAESKTQPGGYADDVPELEQFAISDERPAAEVASAVKQRGFEVVWKDWHHAYSG; this comes from the coding sequence ATGAGTTTCGTTGATGAGTGGAAGCAGCTGGAATGGGATGATATCCGGATGTCCATCTATGGCAAGACGGCGGTGGATGTCGAGCGGGCGCTGCGCAAGCCCAAGCGTGATCTGGAGGATTTCAAAGCCTTGATCTCACCGGCGGCAGAGCCTTATCTCGAGCAGATGGCGCAGCAGTCGGCAGCATTGACCCGTAAGCGCTTCGGCCATACGGTGTCGTTTTATATCCCGCTATACCTGTCCAATTTGTGTGCCAATGCGTGTACCTACTGTGGGTTCTCGATGGAAAACCGCATCAAGCGTCGCACTTTGGATATGGCTGAGATTGAGCGCGAGTGCGAGGCGATCAAGGCCAAGCAGTTCGACAGCATTTTGCTGGTGACCGGTGAACATGAGCGCAAGGTCGGGATGGAATATTTCCGTGCAGCACTGCCGGCAATCAAATCCCATTTCAGTTATCTGGCAATGGAAGTTCAGCCGCTGGAGCAGGATGAGTATGCCGAGCTGAAGACCCTCGGCCTGGACGCGGTCATGGTCTACCAGGAAACCTATTGTGCACCGACTTATGCCCAGCATCACTTGCGCGGCAACAAGATGGACTTTGAATACCGGCTGGAAACGCCGGATCGTCTGGCCAAGGCTGGCATCGACAAGATTGGTATCGGGGCACTGATTGGCCTCGAGGAGTGGCGTACCGATAGCTTCTTTGTTGCCGCACATCTGGATTACCTGGAACGAACCTACTGGCAGACCCGTTATTCGATCTCTTTCCCGCGCCTGCGTCCTTGTGAGGGGGGGCTGCAGCCCAAATCGGTGATGAATGACCGTCAGCTGGTACAGCTGATCTGTGCCTACCGCCTGCTTAATCCTGAAGTAGAGCTATCGCTGTCGACCCGTGAATCGGCGCAGTTCCGTGATAATGTGCTGCCCTTGGGGATCACCACGATGTCGGCAGAGTCCAAGACCCAGCCGGGCGGCTATGCCGATGATGTGCCAGAGCTCGAGCAGTTTGCGATCAGTGATGAGCGCCCGGCTGCCGAAGTGGCCTCGGCGGTTAAGCAACGTGGTTTTGAAGTGGTGTGGAAGGACTGGCACCACGCCTATTCGGGTTAA